CGCCGTTAACGGAAGCTGACATGACATGTTAGGATTCATGTTAGCACACCCCATCTATCCTGGTTGTTTACCAACACGATTACTTCTCAAAATTTCGTCAAATTAATCCCTAATTACTAAACTCTAATCCCATCATAGTGTATGTATGTCCCCTTACGTTGAGTGCAGCTGTAGAGGTTCAGATACCAATATTGAAACTCACCGGCATGATGGGTGGAAACGGAGGTCGTCGTGGAGGGGTCTCCTATCACTTAGTTGGTAGCTATGGGTCTAGCTCGTTTATGcgaagaaagaggaagaatgaAGACCTTATATGTTATTGTGGGTTGAAGACGTTGATTAAGAAATCTGGAACTTCAGAAAATCCAGATAGATTGTTCCATACATGTCCAAGATACCGAATGAGTTGTtctcataaatttttttatcttcaaCATTCTTACTAGTTGTAGGATTTTCAATCACAAGATTTCTTAAATTTCTGTAGAATGGTAGTCATTGCAACTTCTTCAAGTGGGTTGATaaagatgaatatgatggaggaaATGGAGATGCAGAAATTAATGTGAAAGTAGAGAACAATAATGATGAGTGAAAAGTAAACATTACATGGAGAATGGGGAGTTTGGAAGCATAAGTGAGATTTACAAGAATACTAATGACCTTTATGTTTATTggattgataattgtgattttagtTTTGGGATTAATTTGCGCATTTTGTATTTTCAAGTGATAAtgcaattaatttgtatttagaCATGTAATTTGGTATGaacaagaattagaagataTGTCTTATTGTAAAAGCTAACCATCTTGGTTTTAATTCTTGCACACATTACACAACTATACTAATTACACAAGATTACAATGACATGTAGAAAAACAACATATTTTCATATATTGAAACTGAAACAACAACATTGTTTGATCATAATTATCTTATCGATATCCAAAAAGCTAACCATATTAACCTAATCAAATGGCTAAACTAAAATATAAGGGACTTAACATTGAAACCAACCACAATGTTCTTGATGGCAATAAGAGAGCtctatacaaaaaatatatcacTAGCCCTAATTACATAATGTTCAGATATTAGCACTAAGTAAGCCTATCCTTCTTTTTAGGAGGTTTGAATCCTGGAGTAGGAACAAACGTCATAAAGTCTACAAATCTCTTGGCAGTGGCAGAATTAATTTCCCTAATGATTTTAGCAGAAAGCTGTTGATGTTGCAACAGCTTGGGGGTAGAATTTTTTTTCTGGCTCTTCCCTTAACAACTTTCAATTTAGATGGCCTTGGAATAGTTTCCTGCATAATTTCAACAAGAATTTTATCCAACattcaaaaataatttcagTTGCAAATATAAACAATAACATCTAATTTTTCCAAGTTACAAATGCAACCTGTTGTTAGTTTTGCGTGTGTTGTGTTGATGGGTAGGCATCTGTCTGGCTAAGCACAAGCTTAATTGGAGCGTTCTGCTCGGCTGCGGGTGGCTCAGTAATTAGGACAGCAGGGGCAGCATCAAATAGAAGGGCAGCACTAGTTACAACTACAAGTTATAACTGCATTTGCCTTGTTTGTTCCTCAGCCTCTATCTATTTTTTCTTTAGACAAGTTTTCTTGTTATGACCAACTTCTCCGTAGAATATGCACTTGATGGGATTGTATTTTCGCTTCATCTTTGACCTTGTGCCGGAAGGGCCCTCATTCTTGTCTTTTCTCCTCTTTGTTGTTGGCCTTCCTGGCTTAGGCTTAATTGGGGGCAAAACGGGGGCTGGGGATGGTATTTTCTCCCAAAGATATTGTCCCTTGACCGGGTTGACATTGAAAGAATAGATTCTTTTGTATGATTCCATCCTTAGCCATTCTTGACAATACTCCTCTGGCCTCTTATCATGCTTATCTTGTATGGCTACAATTGCATGCATGCATGGCATTCCTGCATGACAAAAACAATTCCTTAATTGATATTGTTGACATTGTATGAGTATAACAAAATTTAGTTGGAGTATATACCTGTGAGTTGCCAGAACCTACAGGTGCATGTGTGGTTACGCAAGTCCCCAACCATATTAGTTGGCCAGCTTTGTATCTCATAAAGACATTCTTTTTCATTAGCAGACCAATGAGGAACCCAATTCCTAGATAGCTTAATCAATCCCTCAAGTCTATTTTGTTGCACCGGAGGAAGAATGCCTTGATAAACCATTAGCTTTTGTCGGTTATCAATCATGCTCTTCATGATAATCCATCTGATTTCTTCAGCCAAAGTCAATATAGGCTTGTGTCTTTCGTGCTTGATTTTTGCATTAAACAATTTACACGCATTATTGCAAATGTTATCCAACTTGGGCACATCACTGAAATACGCCTTCGTCCAAGCTTCCTTCGGCCACTTGTCTAGATATTCCCAGGCAGCTTGATAAATGACTTTAACTCTCGCCATGTTTCTCTCAAAGTCCACCCCGGTCCTTGATCGAGCAAACTCCCAAACCAAAGCCTTTATTTCCAAACTGCCACATTGCTTTGAGAAATTTCTCCATAGATGCCATACACAGAATCTATGGTTAACCCTGGGCATGACCTCCTACATGGCTGGAATTAAACCTAAAACACAAGCAATCATGAAAAGATATACACATTAATTTAGTCCTTCAAATATAAACTGTAGGAGTGTCAATTTCTCCCACACTGTCAGTGTCACTGTCTTGGTCTCCCACAATGTTTTCAAGTTGGTATAAACTGTCCTCAGAACTCTCGTATGAGTCATCAAAGTCGACATCACCTTTTAAGGTGGTCTTTTTAACATATCTTTCAGATTTTGTCTTAACACCTTCACTGGCCTTCTCTTTGTTTTTCCAAAGGCTGGGATGTTGGAGGGCTCTGGAGCAACTAAGCAAGGCTTTGGTGTCGGCTTAAAAGTAGGATTTAGTTTGGGCTgagagaaatttttttttgaaaccaAAGTGGGCTTCGAAGGGGGCCGTTCCGCTTGTTTTTTGGCCTCCATGTTAATTTTTTTGGGCTCTGATCTTGTTGTGGGCTGAGAGGAGCTTAACTTGCATTGTAACAGTGAAGGTATTAACTCACTCCTAGATACTGTGGGCTGAGAGTGAATTTTTCTGGACTTTAGGACAATCTTTCCTTCATTATTTGCAAGTACAACTACTTCTTTACCTACGTCCTCCACCAGTTGTGGTTTTGAAACTCCATACTCAAAGTATATATTAATAACATTGTTATTCCTCCTACAAGACTTGATCATCGCAATCAAATCAGCATCAACATCTAACTTTTTCAAGACAAACTCCAAAGACAACTAGAGAACCTTCCAAATGCAGTTGTTCGCCTTAGCATACCTAACTCCTTATAATATCccttcacaaaaaaaaaatctactataTTTGCCTCAATATCCATTAACACTTCCGTATGATCTGGTTCATAACTCATTCTTTTCCTTATATCGGTTTTAAACTTCTCACCATGGTGAAATACAAATGTCATTGGAAGTCCTTCCATCTACAAAggaataaagataaaactcaGCCTAATCCCAAAATGACAAACAACTATATAATGTACATTATCTGATTACAAgagttttgacaaaaaaaagTTTAACTCATTAGTAATAGTATACAAGAAAATTAGCATTCATATCCTCTAAGAGTATTACCTACATAATATCAGACAAGTAATATCATACAAATAAACTTATTAGCCAAGAATTGTTTTTCATGCTACTTAGAACGTGAACAATTTTTTatctccatttttttttttcatgataATGCATGATATTATTCCTGGGAAGCAATCTAATACAAGTAATTGGAGAAAAATTGCATGATCTTTtctaaacataattttaaattcaGAAAAATTAACATTTATATCCTTTGGAGTACGTATGTACTCTGTTTTCAAGAACGTAGCTTAATGCATGTTTACCTCACTGGTCACGGTTCGTAAATCCTAACCAAATTCCAAAAATAACAATGCTAAACTATAAACCACCTACAAATTCAAGCCTAAACACATTTAAAATGAACTTATTAACCACAACAAACCCATCACCATCAACATGGAAAAAAACATTTCATCTAACACCCATGCAAGATAAGCTTATTAACCACCTGCTCCATTGCAAACCAAATCACTAGGACACAAATAACACCCACGCAAAATCGAACAACATTTCATCCAAGTAAAATAACATGATTAGGATCTCGTTCTTTCTTTTGCAATCAAATATAGCATACAGGTTGAAAAAAAGGTTTTTCACACCTTGCAGTAGCGCCGACAATGCTTCCTTCCTTCTTATCTTGCTTGCGAAATCAGAACTTATCATCGCCGGAGAAGACACAAACGACACCGGCTATATGATCGTGCTTCGGATTCCAGTCTCGGTCGTCTTTCACGGAGCTTTGTTGCTGCGTTCACAGAAACAGGTTTCTTTTTACTTAGTGTAAATAGGAGTGTGTTTGAAGTGGGAAGAGTTAGGCATTTTGGCTTCATACCCACTCTATACGGCGCCATTTCTCCTTTGGTTCCTCACACATTTAAAATGACGTCATTTCTATAGCTGACGTGTATTCCTAATTTGTCATGTCAATCTCTGTTAACAGCTTTAGCGAGAAAGTTGACTGAAGGATTAACGTGCAGAAAATCTTTCGAGgataattttgatttaaaaaaatcttttggaGATCGCGTGATCTTTCAGGGACCATTTTGActattattcaaatttaaatgtgaagtattattctattttggtttaattactctgttggtccctatagtttcgcaaaatttttaattaggtccatatactttttttccttttaattgagtccttgcaccaaattttttttaattgagtccctacacttttttctttttttatttgggttccggcaccaattttttttagttgggtctATATATAATTTAGCCAATTACTACCAAgaaggacctaattgaaaaaaaaaaatttggtacagggacccaattaaaaggaaaaaaagaatag
The genomic region above belongs to Arachis stenosperma cultivar V10309 chromosome 5, arast.V10309.gnm1.PFL2, whole genome shotgun sequence and contains:
- the LOC130981355 gene encoding uncharacterized protein LOC130981355 → MPRVNHRFCVWHLWRNFSKQCGSLEIKALVWEFARSRTGVDFERNMARVKVIYQAAWEYLDKWPKEAWTKAYFSDVPKLDNICNNACKLFNAKIKHERHKPILTLAEEIRWIIMKSMIDNRQKLMVYQGILPPVQQNRLEGLIKLSRNWVPHWSANEKECLYEIQSWPTNMVGDLRNHTCTCRFWQLTGMPCMHAIVAIQDKHDKRPEEYCQEWLRMESYKRIYSFNVNPVKGQYLWEKIPSPAPVLPPIKPKPGRPTTKRRKDKNEGPSGTRSKMKRKYNPIKCIFYGEVGHNKKTCLKKK